One genomic region from Tachyglossus aculeatus isolate mTacAcu1 unplaced genomic scaffold, mTacAcu1.pri scaffold_82_arrow_ctg1, whole genome shotgun sequence encodes:
- the LOC119924090 gene encoding olfactory receptor 14A16-like: protein MTLLPSAGNRHHLPEMTNISTVAEFLLLGLSDIRELQLVYGTLFLLVYLAALLGNLLIIAVTTLDQRLHTPMYFFLKTLSFIDLCYISTTVPKSIVNSWTSDSSISFLGCVSQLFLVIFFGTSEFFVLTAMCYDRYAAICKPLHYELIMNETACVCILAASWLSGGLLGVLFSASTFSLTFCGSNAVKQFFCDVPPLLKISCSEVHIAIDVSVATGFFSVAVCFIYITLSYVHIFSAVLRMPSSEGRTKAFSTCLPHLTVIIMLFFTAALAYLKPPADSPSTLDLLVSVYYTVVPPTVNPLIYSLRNRDLQDALGRILKGTFLRIHSGTKCLCPCTNNPLPPLRKGIAL, encoded by the coding sequence tcggCATcacctcccagaaatgaccaacatctccacggtggctgaattcctcctcctggggttgtctgacatccgggagctgcagctggtctatggcacgctgttcctccttgtctacctagccgcccttctggggaatctcctcattattgctgtcaccaccctcgaccagcgtctccacacccccatgtacttctttctcaagaccttgtccttcatagacctctgctacatttctacaacggtccccaaatccattgtcaactcctggaccagtgacagctccatctcctttctgggttgtgtctcgcagctcttcctagtgaTCTTCTTTGGTACTTCGGAattttttgtcctcactgcaatgtgttatgaccgctatgccgccatctgcaaaccgctgcactatgagctcatcatgaatgaAACAGCCTGTGTGTGCATATTAGCagcgtcatggctcagtgggggtctgcttggagtcttgttttcagcttctaccttctccctcacCTTTTGTGGATCCAATGCTGtcaagcagttcttctgtgacgtcccccctctgctgaagatctcctgctctgaggtccacattgccattgatgtgagtgtggctacTGGGTTCTTCTCGGTTGCagtctgcttcatttacatcaccctctcctacgtccacatcttctcagccgtgctgaggatgccatcctccgagggccgaaccaaagccttctccacctgcctgccccatctcactgtcatcatcatgctTTTCTTTACCGCAGCacttgcctatctcaaaccacctgcagACTCGCCCTCGACTCTAGATCTGCTGGTTTCCGTGtactacaccgtggtgccccccactgtgaacccccttatctacagcctgaggaacagggacctgcaggatgccctgggcaggatcctaaaggggacattcctccgcatccattctgggacaaaatgtttgTGTCCATGTACCAATAATCCTCTACCACCCCTTAGAAAAGGAATTGCCCTGTGA